One Serinus canaria isolate serCan28SL12 chromosome Z, serCan2020, whole genome shotgun sequence DNA window includes the following coding sequences:
- the SEMA4D gene encoding semaphorin-4D: MALCAFYAVWGLLLEVAIAFGPVPRITWEHKEVQLIHFNESKVSNYSTLLLSEDKNILYVGAREVIFALNAVNIAEKQHELHWKVTEDKRTKCAIKGKSEQTECRNYVRVLQQLNDTFLYVCGTNAFQPTCDYLNLISFELGGKNEDGKGRCPFDPAQSYTSVMVDEELYSGTSYNFLGSEPIISRHSHQSPLRTEYAIPWLNEPNFVFADVIRADPNSTDGEDDKIYFFFTEVSVEYEFVGKLMIPRIARVCKRDQGGLRTLQKKWTSFLKARLICTIPDKNLIFNVINDVFILKSPTLKEPVIYGVFTPQLNNVGLSAVCAYNLSTVEEVFSKGKYMQSATVEQSHTKWVRYNGEIPNPRPGACINNEARASNYMSSLNLPDKTLQFVKDHPLMDDSVTPMGDRPRLVKRDVKYTQIVVDRVRALNGSIYDVMFIGTDRGALHKAISYENGMHIIEETQLFPNFEPVQTLLLSSKTGRRYLFAGSNSGVVQSPVAFCDKYTTCVDCVLARDPYCAWKPLEASCIDIFKEGEMERNWIQNIGGDASSCSDKVRENPLQHTFKHGSTAELKCSQKSNLAQVVWKFKDDVLRVESPKYRLLEKALLIFNLSEGDSGVYQCLSEEKVKNKKFSQVLAKHVLELKKMQHTTVGPAATAAPTEGNSDVPKVSAVSTEGSTAHISTTHMVPVTTVRILTKPIGPVLTSVASNTELFNSIPDAVPEKTMFLKSNDNFLLMFLFLFFFILFLCLLSYNCYKGYLPGQCLKFRSVMLLGKKKTKSDFSDCEQSVKETLVEQGSVSHQSGEQPKPAHDTGYETEPDCGNSQLQAGDSQASREAKDKPFDVKCELKYADSDVEGD, encoded by the exons ATGGCTCTGTGTGCTTTTTAtgctgtttggggtttgttgcTAGAAGTGGCAATAGCGTTTGGTCCAGTGCCGAGGATCACTTGGGAACACAAAG AGGTCCAGCTGATACATTTTAATGAATCAAAAGTGTCAAACTATTCAACCTTGCTGTTAAGTGAAGACAAAAACATTCTATATGTAGGAGCCAGGGAAGTGATCTTTGCCTTAAACGCGGTGAATATTGCTGAGAAGCAGCACGAG TTACACTGGAAGGTGACAGAAGATAAAAGGACTAAATGTGCAATTAAGGGCAAATCAGAACAG ACAGAATGTCGTAATTACGTGCGTGTGTTGCAACAGCTGAATGATACTTTTCTCTACGTGTGTGGAACTAATGCATTTCAGCCAACATGTGATTACCTG aatttaatttcatttgaacTTGGAGGTAAAAATGAAGATGGTAAGGGCAGATGTCCATTTGATCCTGCTCAAAGCTACACATCTGTTATGGTTG ATGAGGAGCTTTATTCTGGGACTTCTTACAATTTCTTGGGAAGTGAACCTATTATTTCACGTCACTCTCATCAGAGCCCTCTGAGAACAGAGTATGCAATACCTTGGCTTAATG AGCCCAACTTTGTTTTTGCTGATGTGATAAGAGCAGATCCAAACAGCACAGATGGAGAAGACGACAAGATATACTTCTTTTTCACTGAGGTGTCTGTGGAGTATGAATTTGTTGGAAAATTGATGATTCCAAGAATAGCTAGAGTATGCAAG AGGGACCAAGGAGGATTAAGGACCTTGCAAAAAAAATGGACTTCGTTTCTCAAGGCCAGACTGATATGCACCATCCCTgataagaatttaattttcaatgttATCAATGATGTTTTTATTCTCAAATCTCCGACTTTGAAGGAACCAGTGATATACGGAGTCTTCACCCCACAACT GAATAATGTGGGGTTGTCAGCAGTGTGTGCATACAATCTGTCTACAGTAGAAGAGGTtttctcaaaaggaaaatacatgCAGAGTGCTACAGTGGAACAGTCTCATACAAAGTGGGTACGATACAATGGGGAAATTCCGAATCCTCGACCTGGTGCG TGTATAAACAATGAAGCCAGAGCATCAAACTACATGAGTTCTCTGAATTTACCAGACAAAACATTGCAGTTTGTTAAAGATCATCCTCTAATGGATGACTCAGTGACCCCAATGGGAGACAGACCTCGCCTAGTAAAGCGAGATGTGAAGTATACACAGATTGTAGTTGACAGAGTCAGAGCACTCAATGGCTCCATCTATGATGTTATGTTCATTGGTACAG ATCGAGGAGCCCTGCACAAAGCTATCAGCTATGAAAATGGAATGCATATTATTGAAGAAACACAGCTTTTTCCAAATTTTGAACCAGTCCAAACTCTCTTGCTGTCATCCAAAACA GGCAGAAGATACCTCTTTGCTGGTTCAAATTCTGGTGTCGTGCAGTCTCCAGTGGCATTTTGTGACAAGTACACCACTTGTGTTGACTGTGTTTTAGCAAGGGATCCTTACTGTGCTTGGAAACCTCTTGAAGCTTCCTgcattgatatttttaaagaaggtGAAATGGAAAG GAACTGGATTCAAAACATAGGTGGAGATGCATCTTCTTGTTCTG ATAAAGTAAGAGAGAATCCCCTACAGCATACATTCAAGCATGGGAGCACAGCAGAACTCAAGTGTTCTCAAAAGTCCAATCTGGCACAGGTAGTTTGGAAGTTCAAAGATGATGTGCTGAGAGTGGAGAGTCCCAAGTACCGTCTGCTGGAGAAGGCACTGCTCATCTTCAATTTATCAGAAGGAGACAGTGGTGTTTACCAATGTTTGtcagaagaaaaagtgaaaaataaaaaattttcccAAGTGCTGGCTAAGCATGTTttggaactgaaaaaaatgcagcatacCACGGTGGGCCCTGCTGCAACAGCTGCACCAACAGAAGGTAATAGTGATGTGCCAAAAGTGTCAGCTGTATCAACCGAGGGGTCCACTGCTCACATCTCGACCACTCACATGGTACCAGTAACCACAGTAAGGATATTAACAAAGCCCATTGGTCCTGTCCTAACAAGTGTAGCCTCCAACACAGAGCTCTTCAATTCAATTCCTGATGCAGTCCCAGAAAAGACAATGTTCCTCAAGTCAAATGATAACTTCCTGTTGatgtttctcttcctcttctttttcattctctttttgtGCCTGCTCTCCTACAACTGTTACAAAGGCTACTTGCCAGGGCAGTGCTTGAAATTTCGCTCTGTGATGCTGCTTGGTAAGAAGAAAACGAAGTCAGATTTTTCTGATTGCGAGCAAAGTGTGAAAGAGACACTGGTGGAGCAGGGCAGTGTCAGCCACCAGAGCGGGGAGCAGCCCAAGCCTGCGCATGACACCGGCTACGAGACGGAGCCCGACTGCGGGAacagccagctgcaggctggggactCGCAGGCCTCCCGCGAGGCCAAGGACAAGCCCTTCGATGTCAAGTGCGAGCTCAAGTACGCCGACTCGGACGTGGAGGGGGACTGA